CGGCCGAGGCGCTGGCCGACCGTCGGCGCGAGGTGGTCGACGTCCTCACCCAGGTCACGATCGGGCAGGTTCGCGCACTGGTGGGCGACGCCGCGGGGACCGACGACAACGTGATGCTGACGGCGCTGACGGTCGTCGGCGGTCTGCTCGAACTGACCACCCAGTGGTACCGGCACGACATCGACGTCAGCCGATCCCGCATCGTCGAGTTCATGACCGCCCTCGTCGTGACCACCACCGAGATCACCGGCGCGCTCGAGCGCGAGCTCGCGTCACCGAGTGTCGACGAGGGCGCTGGGCGTGCGGTGCCGATGGTCCATCGGCCGGAGGACGAGCGGCCCTAGGCCTGCCCCGGGGCCGGCGGCGACGATCGACTCATGGCGGACGTCCGTGCAGAACACATGTTGATCGAGTCGGCGATTCCGCGGTTCGACGCGATGATCGCCGAGCACGTCGTGGTCGCCGCCGACCCGCCGGCCACCTTCCGGGCGGCCAAGGCGTTGGACCTGCTGACGGTCCGCACACCGCTGCTCACGGCGTCGATGTGGATTCGGGGATTACCCGAGCGGCTCTCGGGCAAGGCCGGCCCGCCGCCGCCGAAGCTTGTGGTGTCGGGGGAGATCGCGCTGCCCGGTTGGCTGGGGTTGGGGGAGCGACCCGACCGCGAGATCGCCTTCGGCGCGGTGGGTAAGTTCTGGCGGCCGGTGATCGAATGGCGCGACGTGGCGCCGGCCGACTTCGGCGGGTTCGCCGATCCGGGGTGGGGCAAGCTCGCCGCCAACTTCTCGGTCGCGCCGTACGGGGCGGGCCACACGTTGCTGAGCTACCAATGCCGGACCACCACAACCGATCCCGCCGCACGTCGGCGTTTCATGCGCTACTGGTGGCTGGTCCGGCCATTCGTCGCGCACATCATGCGCGCGACGCTCAACTCCATCAAGGCCGCGGCAGAGGGTGCCGCGGCGAGTCGCTGACCAAGCGTCACCGCCGAACGTCGAGTTGTGTTCGGAAAATCCGCAAAATCGCGTCAACAAGTCGACGCTCGAGCGCCGGCGCCCCGGCCGGCGGTGGCCCCGGCCGTCGATGCGGGAGAGGGCCGGTCCCCCTTCCGGTCACCGAACCTCGATGCCGCGCTTCGTGATTCGCCCTCGCCTACGGCGTCTTGAGGAAGACGTCGTTGAGCGTGACGCTGCGCAGGTTGCGCGAGCGGATGATGTCGACCAGCTGGGGATAAACGTGAGTGACGGGCAAGTGGTTGAGGTGGCCGATGACGATCGATTGTGGGGTGAAGTACTGGTCGGCCATCTGGAGGATGTAGTCCTCGGTGATCAGCGTGGAATCCGAGAGCGAGCCAGACCACAGGACCGGGACGGTGTAGCCGAAGTCGGCAGCGACGGCGTCGACGCTGGCGTTGCGCTTGGCGTAGGGCGGCCGCCAGTAGGGCTTCGCGCCGATGCCGTAGGTCTTCTTGAGGAAGTCGTCGTTGCGCTTGAGCTGTTCGGCGATCTGCCCCTTCGGCAGCGTTGTCAGGTCCGGGTGCGACCAGGTGTGGTTCCCCAGTTGGATCTGCCCGCTGTCGACGAGCGGGCGCAGCGTCTCGAGGTTCTCGGTCCAGGAGTCGTAGACGCCGTTGACGAAGAACGTCAGCCGGATCCCGGTGTCCTTGGCGAACTGCGTGTAGGCGCGCACGACCTCGCTGTTGACGCCGTCGTCGACGGTCAGTGCCAGCAGGTCGCCGTCACCGGGAATCTTCGTCAGCGCGCCGCCGCCGGGCAGCGGGATGCGCGCGCTGGGGGGCGGGGGCTGCAGGAGGGCCGCCGGGGCGGTCGGTCCAGAGGTCACCACGTCCGGCGGCGGCGTCTGGGCGAACGTCCGGGGTTGCGGGTCGACCACCAGCCGGGCGGCGCCCACCGCGGCGACGGTGGCCGCCGCCAGGCCCCCGAGGAAACGACGCCGGTTGAGCTCCGTCGCGGCGCGGCCCCGATCGGACGCCCCCGCAGCGGAAGCTCTGGAGGCGCGGGTGCGGTTGCGCGCGGCGCTTTTGCGATGCGACGTCGGCGTGCGCGACCCCGAGCCGGGGGGAAGCGGGTAGCCGAAGTCATTTGCCACAGCAGCGAACCGTACCACCGCCGCCGACAATATGTCGGCTACGTTACGGGAGGGTCAGCTGTGAATTCGGCATCGAAATGGCTTCATTTTCCACTTCTTTTTCCAGGGCCGCTCGGGGTCCCTGGGGGGCGAATCGCGGTCAGTGCGGTTGCCCGTCGCTGCGCTGCGGCAACGGCACCGGCTCTGTACTGGGCGTGCCCAGCGTCGAGGCCAGCCACGGCAGTGACGAGGCGAAGGCCTGCGCGGCGAACGGCCAGTCGTGCCTGCCCGGCTGGGAGACCACCGCGCAATCGATTCCGTTCGCCGTTGCGGTCGCGCACAGCGCGTTTGCTGCAGCGTCCTGACCCTCGGGGTTGGCGCCCGGATCGGTGTTCGGAGGCCCGGCGCTCGGGTTGGCCTCCTCGGCGACGTTGCGGGGCCCGGCCGACCCCGGGACGTCGAACCACCCCGACAGCCCCGTGTAGCGCCCATGCCGGTTCATCACGGTGATGGGGTCGAAATCCGACCATGCGGCGGCGTTGCCGCCGAACAGTCGGGCGATGGACTGATCCTTGGGGCCGACGTTGGGGCTGCGATCACCGGCAATGTCCACGAATGCCCGGAACAACTCGGGGTGCATGACCGCCAGGTCGACGGCGCAGGTGCCGCCCATCGACCATCCGGCGACGCCCCAGTTCTCGCGGTTGGCGCTCACGCCGAAGTTCGAGACCATGAACGGCACCACGTCTTTGGCCAGGTGGTCGGCGGCGTTACCGCGGCTGCCGTTGACGCATTCCGTGTCGTTGTCGAACGACCCGGTCGGGTCGACGAACACCAGCACCGGCGAGAAGCCGTGGTGGGCGGCGGCGAAGCCGTCGATTGCGGTGAAGGCGCCCCCCGGGCCCAGCCAGTCGGCCGGGGTGTTGAAGGCGGAGCTGATCATCATGACCGTCGGCAGCCGCGGCGGCGGATTGCTGTTGAACCATGCCGGCGGCAGATAGACCAGTTCCTGGCGGTGCGGGAAGTGGGACGCGGTGGAGTCGACGTCCACCGGGACCACCACGCCCTTGGCCGGCCGAGTGCCGGCCAGCTGCATCTCCGTCACCCGCAGCCGGTCGATCTGGTCGGGCAGGGGCACCGACGTCAGCTGATTCCACGCGGCGAGGGCGGTGGGGAAATAGCCGACCCAGGCGTTCAGCGCCAGGCCAGCGCACAGCGCACACAGCGGTACGGCGACGGCCGCGAACCCGCGTCGCCACCATCGCGTGCCGGGCCAACCCAGCAGCAGTACGGCGGCGGCGAGGCCGGTCATGGCGATCCAGAGCCACAACCCCGTCGGCGCCGGGTCCCCGGCCACGCCGAGCGACCCGAGGTACCAGTAGGAGAGGCCGGTCAGCGCCGCGGCGGTCACCAGCGCCCCCGGCAATACCCACCGGTGCCAGCGGCGCTTGCGCCACTCAACCGCCGCAATCACGACCAGCAGCGCCACCGCCTGCATCGTCGGCGGCAACCAGCCGTGCAGCAAGGACAACTGTCCGAAGAACTGTTGCAACGGTCATGACCTTCGATCGGCCCCGGGGACGGTGAGAACGGACCCACTATCCCATACCGGCCCCCACCATCAGGCCCGCCATTCGGGCGTGTAGCGCGATCCGGCCGGCCGGTCAGGAATCGCGGATGACGCTCGCGAAAGAGCGCAGGCGCAGGCTGTTGGCGACGACGAAAACGCTCGACAGAGCCATCGCGGCGCCGGCCAGCATCGGGTTGAGCAGGCCGAGTGCGGCCAACGGGATGGCGGCCACGTTGTAGCCGAACGCCCAGAAGAGATTCGCCTTGATGGTCCGCAGCGTCCGCCGGGCCAGCCGAATCGCGTCGGCCGCGGCGCGCAGGTCCCCGCCCATGACGATGAGGTCGGCCGCCTCGATCGCCACGTCCGTCCCGGTGCCCATGGCCAACCCGAGGTCGGCGGTGGCCAGGGCGGCGGCGTCGTTGACGCCGTCGCCGACCATGGCGACGACCTTGCCCTCGGCCTGCAGACGCTCGACGGCGGCGACCTTCCCCGCCGGCAGGGTGTCAGCGATGACGTGCGCGATCCCGACCTCGGCCGCGATCCGGCGGGCGACTACCCGGTTGTCGCCGGTGAGCAGCACCGGCGTCAGCCCCAGGAGCTTGAACTGCCGGACGGCCTCGGCGCTGGTGTGCTTGACGGTGTCCGCGAGCACCAGCAGCCCGTGCGGGTGGCCATCCCAGCCCACGGCCACGACGGTTCTGCCCTCGCGCTCCTCGGCCGTGGCGGCGGCTGCCAACGATGTGTCGAGCGGCCGGGTGCGGTCGGCGACCAGGGCCGGGCGTCCGACCACCACGTCGTGACCGTCCACGACACCCCGAACGCCGCTGCCCGCCAGGTTGGCGAAGGCCGTGGGCGCCGGTAGGGCGCCGAGGCGCGCCTCAGCGGCCGCGGCGATCGCCCGGGCGAGGGGATGTTCGGAGGCGTCTTCCAAAGAGCCGGCATACCGCAGCAGCGTCTCGGCATCCGTCTCGGGCCCGGGGACGACGCCTACGAGCGACATCCGGCCGGTGGTCACGGTGCCGGTCTTGTCGAGCACGATCGTGTCGACCTCCCGGGTCGACTCGAGGACTTCGGGACCTTTGAGTAAAACGCCCAGCTGCGCCGCGCGGCCGGTGCCGACCAGCAGAGCGGTCGGCGTCGCCAGTCCCAGCGCGCACGGGCAAGCGATAATGACGACCGCGACGGCCGCGGCGAGGGCCGCGGTGATCGGGAATCCCGCCAGCAGCCAGCCGGCGAGCGTGGCCAGCGCGACCGCCAGAACGACGGGAACGAAGACCCCGGCTACGCGGTCCGCCAGCCGCTGCACCTCGGCCTTGCCCGACTGGGCGGCCTCGATGAGCGCGGCCATCTGCGCCAGCTGGGTGTCGTCGCCGACCCGGGTGGCCCGCACGATCAGGTGCCCGCCGACGTTGACCGTGCCGCCGGCCACGCCGTCGCCGGCGCCGACCTCGACGGGGACAGATTCGCCGGTGAGCATGCAGGCGTCCACGGCTGACGAGCCTGACGCGACGATCCCGTCGGTGGCGATCTTCTCGCCGGGGCGCACCACGAACTCGTCGCCCACCGCCAGCCGCTCCACCGGGATGCGGGTCTCGGTGCCGCCGCGCAGCACGGCGACGTCCTTGGCGCCGAGTTCGAGCAGCGCGCGCAGGGCGGCACCCGCCCGGCGCTTGGAGCGCTTCTCGAAGTACCGGCCGGCCAGGAGGAACAACGTGACACCGGCGGCCACCTCGAAGTAGATGTCGCCGGCGCCGTCCCCGCGCCGGACGGTCAGCTCGAAACCGTGGCGCATGCCCGGCTCGCCGGCCGGCCCCCAGAACAGGGCGTACAGCGACCAGAGGAAGGCCGACAACGTCCCGATCGAGACCAGAGTGTCCATGGTGGCGGTGCGGTGGGTGAGGTTGGTCCAGGCGGCGGCGTGGAAGGCGCGCCCGGCCCACAGGACGACCGGGGTGGCCAGGGCCAGCGAGACCCACTGCCAGTAGCGGAACTGCCACGCGGGGATCATCGCCAGGGCGATGACCGGGACGGCCAGGACCGCGGCGACGGTCAGGCGGGCGCGCAGCGCCCCCAGCCCGGGGTCCTCGCCACCCGGCGCGCGGCTCGGGACCAGGGTCGCGGTGTAACCCGCCTTCTCGACCTCGGCGATCAGCGTTTGTGGGTCGTAATCGGACGGCGCGGTCGCGGTGGCTTTCTCGGTGGCGTAATTGACGGTCGCGGCGACGCTGTCCAGCCCGTTCAGCTTCTTCTCGATCCTGGCCGCGCAGGAGGCGCAGGTCATGCCCGAGATCGTCAGCTCGATGCGGGCCACCGCGGCCGTCGTCATGCGACCCGGACCGCCTCGTAGCCGGCTTCGTCGACGGCGCTCAGCACCGCCGCGTCGTCGATCGCGGCCGAACCGGTGACCACCAGCCGGCCCGTTTGCGCGTCGACGTCGACGCCGTCCACCCCGGGGATCCGGGTCACTTCGCTGCGCACGGCGGCTTCGCAGTGCCCGCAGCTCATGCCGCTGACCCGGTACTCGGTCGTCACCATGCCACTCCCTTCGTGCATACCCGGCGGGGGTATCTGCAGACTCAACTGTAGCTCCTCCGGCCGTATTCCCGCCCCCCGCGTGGTCAGCAGTACGAGATGCCCATGTCGACCGACACCTGGGTTCCCGTCACGAACCTGGACTGGTCGCTCGCCAGCCAGGCGACGGCGTCGGCGATGTCCTCGGGCTGGGCGATGCCCTCGGGCAGCAGCGGCTTGTTGCGGCCACGGAGTTCGGGGTAGGTGTCGCCGGCCGACCGGATCGCCTCGCGCATCTGCCCGCCGCCCATCGGGGTGGCGACCGCCCCCGGGTGCAGGCTGTTCACACGGATTTTGTGGCGCCCGAGCTCGGCGGCGAAGGCGCGCGCCATTCCGGTGATGGCGTGCTTGCTCGCGGTGTAGTGGACCATGAACGGCTCCATCCTGACGCCGGCGGCCGAGCCGATGAGGATGATCGAGCCGCCCCGGCCGGCCTCGATCACGTGCGGCGCGCAGGCCATCACGGTGTTCCAGGTCCCGGTCACGTTGGTGTCGATGGTGTCGCGGAAGGCCTCCGGGGTGATCCGGTCCCACGCGGCGGGGCTGCAGATCCCGGCGTTGGCGACCACCACGTCGAGTCGACCGAGCTCGGCCACCGCGTCGTCGACCGCGGCGCGAAGCGCATCGAGGTCGCGGATGTCGACTGCCGCGGTGACGATCCGGCCGCCGTTGCCGCTCACCAGCCGCGCCGTCTCGGCGAGGTCGTCGGGCGTCGCCGACTCGTAGGGGACCGTTGCAGGCAGGGGGCCGGCGATGTCGAGCGCGATGATGTCGGCGCCTTCGCTGCTGAGGCGTACCGCGTGCGCGCGGCCCTGTCCGCGCGCGGCACCGGTGATCAAAGCCACCCGTCCCGGAATCAACTGGCTCATCGTTTCGTGGGTCCTTCCTGGACGTCCTGCGGTGCGAGGACAGGGCGAAGCGTAGCGTCGCCCTGGCAGCGCCGGGCAACCGCAGGAGGCTCCATGACCGTGACCGTCGTCGACGCCGGACCCCGACGGGTGAGCCGGTCGGTGGAAGTCGCCGCGCCGGCGGCCGAGTTGTACGCGTTGGTCGCCGACCCCCGGCGCCATCCCGAGCTCGACGGTTCTGGAACCGTGCGCGGCAACATCAAGGCCCCCGCCAAACTTGTTGTGGGATCGAAGTTCTCGACGAAGATGAAGATGTTCGGGCTGCCCTACCGCATCACCAGCACCGTGACCGCTCTGGAACCCGACCGCGTGGTCGAGTGGCGCCATCCGGTGGGTCACCGCTGGCGGTGGGAGTTCGAGCCGCTCTCTCCGGCGCTGACGCGGGTGACCGAGACCTTCGACTACCGCGACGCCGGGGCGATCAAGAACACGCTGAGGTACTACGAGCGGATCGGTGCCAAGCGTGCGAACGCGGCCGGCATCGAGGCCACGCTGGCCCGGCTGCGCGGTCGCTACACCGCGCGATAAGTCGTTGTGGAGCAGTGACACCGGCACATTGAACGTGAGCGCGGCGGAAGCCGTGGCTCGATTTCACCACACCGGGGGTGATAAAAACTCACGCCGCCGGCCTGCCGGCGCTGTCGGCGCTGCCCGGCCAGTTCCTGCTCAAGGATCTTGTCCTGATCGGGGTCGCCTTGTGGAGTCTGGGCGAGTCGCTCGCGGCCGGCCTGGCTTCGCGGACCGGGGGTTGAGCAAAGCGGACTTTTTCGGAAGGGAGTGCTGCAGGCTATAGAGTCGGGGTCACCAGAGCGGAGTCGAGACCTTGACGGAAACCGTTGGCGTGACGTTCGACGTCGACGCGCTGCGCCGAAAGTACGCCGTCGAACGGGCGCGCCGGTTGCGTCCCGACGGCATCGCGCAGTACGTCGAA
This genomic window from Mycobacterium saskatchewanense contains:
- a CDS encoding polysaccharide deacetylase family protein — its product is MANDFGYPLPPGSGSRTPTSHRKSAARNRTRASRASAAGASDRGRAATELNRRRFLGGLAAATVAAVGAARLVVDPQPRTFAQTPPPDVVTSGPTAPAALLQPPPPSARIPLPGGGALTKIPGDGDLLALTVDDGVNSEVVRAYTQFAKDTGIRLTFFVNGVYDSWTENLETLRPLVDSGQIQLGNHTWSHPDLTTLPKGQIAEQLKRNDDFLKKTYGIGAKPYWRPPYAKRNASVDAVAADFGYTVPVLWSGSLSDSTLITEDYILQMADQYFTPQSIVIGHLNHLPVTHVYPQLVDIIRSRNLRSVTLNDVFLKTP
- a CDS encoding alpha/beta hydrolase-fold protein, which translates into the protein MQQFFGQLSLLHGWLPPTMQAVALLVVIAAVEWRKRRWHRWVLPGALVTAAALTGLSYWYLGSLGVAGDPAPTGLWLWIAMTGLAAAVLLLGWPGTRWWRRGFAAVAVPLCALCAGLALNAWVGYFPTALAAWNQLTSVPLPDQIDRLRVTEMQLAGTRPAKGVVVPVDVDSTASHFPHRQELVYLPPAWFNSNPPPRLPTVMMISSAFNTPADWLGPGGAFTAIDGFAAAHHGFSPVLVFVDPTGSFDNDTECVNGSRGNAADHLAKDVVPFMVSNFGVSANRENWGVAGWSMGGTCAVDLAVMHPELFRAFVDIAGDRSPNVGPKDQSIARLFGGNAAAWSDFDPITVMNRHGRYTGLSGWFDVPGSAGPRNVAEEANPSAGPPNTDPGANPEGQDAAANALCATATANGIDCAVVSQPGRHDWPFAAQAFASSLPWLASTLGTPSTEPVPLPQRSDGQPH
- a CDS encoding heavy metal translocating P-type ATPase; protein product: MTTAAVARIELTISGMTCASCAARIEKKLNGLDSVAATVNYATEKATATAPSDYDPQTLIAEVEKAGYTATLVPSRAPGGEDPGLGALRARLTVAAVLAVPVIALAMIPAWQFRYWQWVSLALATPVVLWAGRAFHAAAWTNLTHRTATMDTLVSIGTLSAFLWSLYALFWGPAGEPGMRHGFELTVRRGDGAGDIYFEVAAGVTLFLLAGRYFEKRSKRRAGAALRALLELGAKDVAVLRGGTETRIPVERLAVGDEFVVRPGEKIATDGIVASGSSAVDACMLTGESVPVEVGAGDGVAGGTVNVGGHLIVRATRVGDDTQLAQMAALIEAAQSGKAEVQRLADRVAGVFVPVVLAVALATLAGWLLAGFPITAALAAAVAVVIIACPCALGLATPTALLVGTGRAAQLGVLLKGPEVLESTREVDTIVLDKTGTVTTGRMSLVGVVPGPETDAETLLRYAGSLEDASEHPLARAIAAAAEARLGALPAPTAFANLAGSGVRGVVDGHDVVVGRPALVADRTRPLDTSLAAAATAEEREGRTVVAVGWDGHPHGLLVLADTVKHTSAEAVRQFKLLGLTPVLLTGDNRVVARRIAAEVGIAHVIADTLPAGKVAAVERLQAEGKVVAMVGDGVNDAAALATADLGLAMGTGTDVAIEAADLIVMGGDLRAAADAIRLARRTLRTIKANLFWAFGYNVAAIPLAALGLLNPMLAGAAMALSSVFVVANSLRLRSFASVIRDS
- a CDS encoding heavy-metal-associated domain-containing protein, translating into MVTTEYRVSGMSCGHCEAAVRSEVTRIPGVDGVDVDAQTGRLVVTGSAAIDDAAVLSAVDEAGYEAVRVA
- a CDS encoding mycofactocin-coupled SDR family oxidoreductase; the encoded protein is MSQLIPGRVALITGAARGQGRAHAVRLSSEGADIIALDIAGPLPATVPYESATPDDLAETARLVSGNGGRIVTAAVDIRDLDALRAAVDDAVAELGRLDVVVANAGICSPAAWDRITPEAFRDTIDTNVTGTWNTVMACAPHVIEAGRGGSIILIGSAAGVRMEPFMVHYTASKHAITGMARAFAAELGRHKIRVNSLHPGAVATPMGGGQMREAIRSAGDTYPELRGRNKPLLPEGIAQPEDIADAVAWLASDQSRFVTGTQVSVDMGISYC
- a CDS encoding SRPBCC family protein, translated to MTVTVVDAGPRRVSRSVEVAAPAAELYALVADPRRHPELDGSGTVRGNIKAPAKLVVGSKFSTKMKMFGLPYRITSTVTALEPDRVVEWRHPVGHRWRWEFEPLSPALTRVTETFDYRDAGAIKNTLRYYERIGAKRANAAGIEATLARLRGRYTAR